The Paenibacillus amylolyticus genome contains the following window.
ACGGTGAACTCAATTGAAACATTGACCGGTGTCGAAATGGATGCCAAGATGAAGAATGGCTTTTTAAGTGGTTCTTTACCTTTGTTAGAGAGAGGGAAACCTGGTCCCAGGTACAATTGTTACTCGAATCCATGGTGGTTATGCTCTCTAATATTGCAGAGTCATACGGGAAGTATATTAAAATACAGCAATTCAAATAAGCAAAGAAGGAGGACAACCAATCATGTTGAAATTAAATCTTCAGTTATTCGCATCGAAAAAAGGTGTAGGTTCCACGAAGAACGGACGTGACAGTAATGCTCAACGTCTGGGTGTTAAACGTGCTGATGGTCAAACAGTAACTGGTGGTAGCATTCTTGTTCGCCAACGCGGAACAAAAATTCACCCAGGAACTAACGTTGGCATCGGTAAAGATGACACTTTGTTCGCGAAAATCGACGGCGTTGTAAAATTCGAACGTTGGGGACGCGATCGCAAAAAAGTAAGCATCTATCCTGTTAATGTTGCTCCTGTAGCAGCAACAGTAGAAGCGTAATATCGGCATTCCGCCTAAGGAGCCTTCGGCATTTTTGCCGAAGGTTTTTTGTATTCAACGGTTATTCGATAATGAACTGGCAGAAAAGACATGTTATACTTGGTTACGGTGGGTGTAGACCAACCGAGTTTTGTAGAACGGGGAGAAGCCATGAAATCTTGGAAAAGAGTGCCGTGGATTGCGGCATGTTCACTTCTGATTCCTTTGGTTTTCGTTATGTTGTATCCGGCGAT
Protein-coding sequences here:
- the rpmA gene encoding 50S ribosomal protein L27, whose protein sequence is MLKLNLQLFASKKGVGSTKNGRDSNAQRLGVKRADGQTVTGGSILVRQRGTKIHPGTNVGIGKDDTLFAKIDGVVKFERWGRDRKKVSIYPVNVAPVAATVEA